The stretch of DNA ttggtaatatatatggccaagtcaaaacgtgctgctactgttctggtataataaaatcgaatctataatgtatgtgcttttatccgaatatgtcgtagtgctgcctttattggcggttttcgaaaaatcgccattttaaaaacgataattttttgtaatccagGACAGACTCCACTAGGAGTCGCAACtgtttttttgctgttttatacttcccgcaacgtattccaagtttaaaagatgtacagtattaatgtgtgacaaagagaaaatgatattttatccattatctagcaaatttagttgaaatacaaaatcaattttaaatttgttacgtccatgccattattaaaatttagattacacgatatgtttggtaatatggtgaccgtacatttgaacccatgcgtatatccacgggttcaatctatatgcgggtgctaaaacccatgggttagggttagtatgggtttaactattcgtgaaacaaaaaaaattccatagatgcaatagcatacaggtgcaattgtcatgggttcaaatgtacgtgggttcaaatgtaatggaaccggtaatatatatggtcaatccaaaacgtactgctactgttctgttatagaaaaatcgaatttatagggtatctgcttttctccaaatgtgtcgtggtgctgcctttattggcggttttcgaggaatcgaggttccgaaaaggataattttccgaaactttgtatttgcggaatacctgaaaattcatttttcgcttagttagtctttttttaaacactattttcttgttaaatttagtgtaattattcagtttaaagatttttcatctattttcgtgccaatattatattttgatcagcattttcaattttcatatttacctatAAGTGAACACCATATGCGCGTGgaacctatattcaatgtgtaaaaatattctggctgaaagtgctgctagcttcacagtggtggAGGCGATCTGCAAAGCATTGaaaaatcgaaaacaaattaaGCTGATTAAGGATTTATTTTGCAGCTTGTAAGTGACATCATGCGACAGAGGAAATTGtcatcaaaatattataaaataaaactaatactcaatttttgtttgtattatttgatctttattttttcaaatgcagaaagcgtattttgtaaatactaaaacaaaaaattaaacgtATATATCGACATTTCAACAAATGACCCTAGTTCTTTAACGAGGTCATCGTCCTGGAAACAGCAGTGAAGCGAAACCGCACAAAAACATTTGCTTCATTCTTGTTGCAACTCGAAGTTGTAAAAAAGTTCTGAAGTTTTCTTGTTGTTCTATATGATGTAAGTGCGGTAGGTTCAGGACAAAATGGAAAGTAATCAAGAGAAGAAGCAGAGTACGAAGCAAACTTCTCCTCGAATTTCTAGCACTGTACTACTGGACTTTTCTTTCAAGACACTTTTGTGTGTTGGAGGTCAGTGATATTAAAATAACGTTATTTGTATTTCTCAACCTGGCGGTACTGTAATTTACATATTCTAGTATTTCATTCTTGTCGCTTATTGTATTAGACTGACATAAGAcaatgaatgtaaatattctaaCCTAGTGGTTTTTTAACTTTTATGATCTCAAAAGATTCTGGATATTTGTCAGTTTGCGGCAGTCCCAACTTTTGCTCTTAACCTTTTtctattaattattaattaacaAACGAAAGTAATGGAAAAGAAGACAAATCACtgttgatttattttaaattaatagtcATCTCGAATGGTACTGACCACCCGCCCTCCTGTCATAAAGTTTCAAAGAGATGGATGTTTTTAGTAAACTAGACAATCACTCGTTCTCAATTTTATAATTCTGGCTGCTGGGTTACAGATATTTTCCTTCAGAAATAGTTaaccaggtatttgtttcagatgcatggactttcTGATGGAGAATTCATAACTGACCAGCAGTTATATGAACCACTTTATGGCGAGTCCAGCATCTATCTTTCAGtggaattcgaacctgtgaacatTCAGTTTGTGTGGTCTTTGTTGACATAATTTGCAATTATCTTTTATACCAGATATGATTGATGAAGTAAAAAAGGGTGAAATCACTGGTTTAAAACGATCAGAAGAAAGTGGAAAACTTCTTTGCACTGCATTGCGACTTAATAATAACAACATCGGTGATTTGCAAGATTTAGGAGAAACATTGGAAGCATTATTTGATGATCCTGATACAATTGAATGGATTGATCTTTCCTTCAATGATTTGAGTTGTATCACTGGTGTAAGTCAggaatgcaatattttttttgattttaaaacgATCAAATTGAGTTACTATATTATCCTTGTTGGTTTTTATAAAGTATATAGGTGATAGGATTTTCGAATTTATATGATAGAGAAAAAACGATGAGATGGTTGAATAATATGGTTGATCATGGCCTCTCATTAGGGTATGGGGATGGTTAACCAGtcatttgttccagatgcatagGCTTGATAGTGGCAAAAGCCATATCCGACCTGCAGGTAGCTGAACTTTTGAGGGCGCAGGGTTAGGACCAATCTCAAGTTGAGTTTTTCCCATACTTTAGGAcaggaaaaattatttttaaaaagactTGTATTACTGGG from Styela clava chromosome 14, kaStyClav1.hap1.2, whole genome shotgun sequence encodes:
- the LOC120340559 gene encoding leucine-rich repeat-containing protein 51-like; the encoded protein is MESNQEKKQSTKQTSPRISSTVLLDFSFKTLLCVGDMIDEVKKGEITGLKRSEESGKLLCTALRLNNNNIGDLQDLGETLEALFDDPDTIEWIDLSFNDLSCITGLLDKLKNLKRLYLHGNTIDKIQEVNKLAVLPDLKSLTLHGNPIESEKGYRQFVLSTLPSLKTLDFSGVTKQDRSTAETWKRMYGGLKRNRRTKSIA